A genomic region of Solanum dulcamara chromosome 2, daSolDulc1.2, whole genome shotgun sequence contains the following coding sequences:
- the LOC129880730 gene encoding phosphatidylinositol 4-kinase gamma 4-like, producing the protein MSSAGVVAISPVCLKKMVIPLVHGQESFLIYVAMSGSMMPLRVLEYDSIESVKVQIQSCKGFVVKNQKLVCGGRELARRDSLIRDYGVSDGNVLHLVLRLSDLQVINVTTSSGEEFTFNVERSRDVGYVKRQLAEKKVGLGDIDEQEVLCKGECVEDRRIIYDLCKNNDAVIHLFVRKNAKIRARPMDNNFELSIVAPHQNDVVRKNRSGTETDHEVLVPRKPPDREIILEPIFVNPRIEIPVVLRDMIVSAFEGLDRGNYPIRSSEGTGGAYFMRDASGNKFVAVFKPIDEEPMAVNNPQGLPLSVNGEGLKKGTRVGEGGFRECAAYILDHPKSGRRSLSGEIKGFAGVPPTTFVRCLHKGFNHPDGITVKLGSLQKFMENDGSCEDLGPSAFPVEEVHKIAVFDMRLANADRHAGNILMSKGEDGQVVLIPIDHGYCLPDSFEDVTFDWLYWPQARQPFSSETIEYIKSLDAEEDIGLLKFHGWDIPLESARTLRISTMLLKKGAERGLTPFTIGSIMCRETLNKESMIEEILQEALDSMPPGSSEDSFLESISHVMDRRLDEIA; encoded by the exons ATGTCGTCTGCTGGGGTGGTTGCAATTAGTCCAGTTTGTTTAAAGAAGATGGTAATTCCACTTGTACATGGCCAAGAATCATTTTTGATTTACGTAGCTATGTCGGGTTCGATGATGCCATTAAGGGTTTTGGAGTATGATTCAATTGAATCTGTGAAGGTACAGATTCAGAGTTGTAAAGGGTTTGTggtgaaaaatcaaaaattggTTTGTGGGGGTCGTGAATTGGCCCGAAGAGATTCACTCATCAGGGATTATGGAGTTTCTGATGGGAATGTTCTTCATTTAGTCCTTAGGCTATCTGATCTTCAAGTTATTAATGTGACAACTTCCTCTGGTGAAGAGTTCACATTTAATGTAGAGAGGAGTCGGGATGTTGGATATGTTAAGCGTCAACTTGCTGAAAAGAAGGTTGGTTTAGGTGATATTGATGAACAGGAAGTGTTGTGTAAAGGGGAGTGTGTTGAAGATCGAAGGATCATATATGATCTTTGCAAGAATAATGATGCAGTGATTCATTTGTTTGTGCGTAAAAATGCTAAAATTAGGGCTAGACCAATGGACAATAATTTTGAATTGTCCATTGTGGCACCACACCAGAATGATGTGGTTAGAAAAAACAGGAGTGGGACTGAAACAGATCATGAAGTTTTGGTCCCAAGGAAGCCTCCTGATAGGGAAATAATTTTGGAACCTATATTTGTTAACCCAAGGATTGAAATTCCTGTGGTACTTAGGGATATGATTGTTTCTGCATTTGAAGGCTTAGATAGAGGAAATTATCCAATTAGATCTTCTGAAGGCACAGGAGGAGCATATTTTATGCGTGATGCATCAGGGAATAAGTTTGTTGCGGTGTTTAAGCCAATTGATGAGGAACCTATGGCTGTGAACAACCCCCAAGGTTTGCCTCTGTCAGTTAATGGTGAGGGCTTGAAGAAAGGAACAAGAGTTGGAGAAGGTGGTTTCAGGGAATGCGCTGCCTACATTTTGGATCATCCAAAGAGTGGACGGCGCTCACTTTCTGGTGAGATAAAAGGCTTTGCTGGTGTTCCTCCAACTACTTTTGTGAGGTGCCTTCATAAGGGTTTCAACCACCCTGATGGCATTACTGTTAAGCTGGGGTCCTTACAGAAATTCATGGAGAATGATGGCAGTTGTGAGGATTTAGGTCCTAGTGCTTTCCCTGTGGAGGAGGTGCATAAAATTGCAGTATTTGATATGAGGCTGGCGAATGCAGATAGGCATGCAGGTAATATATTAATGAGCAAAGGTGAAGATGGCCAGGTTGTGCTCATTCCGATTGATCATGGTTATTGCTTGCCTGATAGT TTTGAAGATGTCACATTTGACTGGCTCTACTGGCCACAAGCTCGTCAGCCTTTTAGCTCCGAGACCATTGAGTACATTAAATCACTTGATGCTGAGGAAGACATAGGCTTATTGAAGTTCCATGGGTGGGACATACCTTTGGAAAGTGCTCGCACACTCCGCATCTCCACCATGCTTTTGAAGAAAGGTGCAGAGAGGGGTCTCACACCATTTACCATAGGGAGCATCATGTGCAGGGAAACCTTGAATAAGGAATCCATGATCGAGGAGATTCTTCAAGAAGCATTGGACTCTATGCCCCCTGGCTCAAGTGAAGATTCGTTCCTTGAATCCATCTCCCATGTAATGGACCGACGTCTTGATGAGATTGCCTAA